ATTGAAAGTAGAATTAGCGCACTGGCAAGAAGAAAGAAATCGGGAAAAAGTGAAAATCCAATGGCAATTCACGACGGACGATGCTCGCATTAAACTTAACCACCTTTACCCACAATTTTAAGCTTGCCAGTCCAGTAGGATAGGCTTCGTAGGCGATCGTGATCGCGTGCGTTACGCTGTCGCTAACGCACCCTACGACTGAAACTAAAACGACTCAGATGGTATAAAATTAAAAATACAAAGGGCAAAGGCTAGAAATTAATGAGTCAAGGTTTTGTTTATATACTTTTTAATCAATCGTTTCCAGAACAGGTAAAAATTGGCAGAACAACAAGAGATGTAGAACTTAGAGCAAAAGAGCTACAAGGAACTGGAGTCCCAACCCCTTTTGTAGTAGTTCACAAGGAAGAAGTATCTGATTGTGAAACTGTGGAGGGGATATTGCATGATAAATTTCTTGACTATCGAACCGAATCAAATCGAGAATTTTTTACTATGCCTGTTTCTAAGGCTGTATATGAACTTGTAGAAATCGCCAAAGAATACAAGATTGAGGAAAAAACTATTTATCCAAAGACAAGAAACTTGCTTCCCCATATCCCAGTAGAGATAAAAGAACAAATACGACTAGGGACAGAGTTGGAAATCGTTCAATGGTCTAACTATCATTATGAACTTGAAATTGATACGTTCGTTTTTGTAGAAGAAGAATATAGAGAGTTTTCACAGAGAAGATGTATTCCTCTTTGGACTTCAAGGAATGTCTCAAATATAAACATTGGATTACCCAGTTCCACC
The DNA window shown above is from Roseofilum reptotaenium CS-1145 and carries:
- a CDS encoding GIY-YIG nuclease family protein encodes the protein MSQGFVYILFNQSFPEQVKIGRTTRDVELRAKELQGTGVPTPFVVVHKEEVSDCETVEGILHDKFLDYRTESNREFFTMPVSKAVYELVEIAKEYKIEEKTIYPKTRNLLPHIPVEIKEQIRLGTELEIVQWSNYHYELEIDTFVFVEEEYREFSQRRCIPLWTSRNVSNINIGLPSSTQKY